The following are encoded together in the Juglans microcarpa x Juglans regia isolate MS1-56 chromosome 2D, Jm3101_v1.0, whole genome shotgun sequence genome:
- the LOC121248251 gene encoding receptor-like protein kinase FERONIA, producing the protein MKTFALYVSFLHLLFAHAGAAQHSPPPYIAPDYILLNCGSSSTNSTAPDGRNWEGDFHSKFYPHNIQTTSNASTPTEQIPSVAQVPYMTARIFPNNFTYSFPVSSGLKFVRLYFYPATYAAVDKSKSFFSVTANDFTLLRNFSAFLTILALEPPAAVVVKEFIIPVLRTQCLNITFISLNSYAFINGIEVMSIPDNLYMNNAHGTGIKFVDYNSRFYFDGTTALETMYRLNVGGKDVSGVEDTGMFRSWVGDSPYVIGHFGITQYELPNVTIQYTTETPAYTAPKIVYKTFRSMGINVTANLNSNLTWNFTMDAGFSYLFRLHFCETIQEVVYKNDRVFQIFIDNQMAETDVDVIEWSGSTGIPVYKDYIVLTPNGNQRRLDLLLALHPNVVSKPRYEDALLNGVEIFKLNRSDGSLAGHNPDGVVVPTSPEGNEKLTERKKRLPLIIIVTGGVTGVLIATSVICIFIFRRNTRVKDSGSRTSESRSSWVPFPKVPGSTNSHASSLQSHHCRNFLLVEIRVATRNFDEKLVIGSGGFGIVYKGYIDGGSTTVAIKRLNASSKQGVREFWTEIELLSQLRHVHLVPLIGYCEDQGEMILVYDFMARGTLREHLHKTKNPPFPWKRRLQICIGAARGLEYLHCGAKNTIIHRDVKSTNILLDEKWVAKVSDFGLSRLGPTCTLQSHVSTVVRGSFGYVDPEYYRRQKLTVKSDVYSFGVVLLEILCGRPAVVRGLPKDQVSLAEWGRKFYRSGTLSEIVDPNVKAEIAPACLKKFGEIVDRCLRCQGEERPNMSDVLWGLEFALQLQEYKDNADKEINELNMGSQIGVVEGSAGTSTSDPGGEISTVDGNDLFSGSGQNVSDNA; encoded by the exons ATGAAAACGTTCGCCCTCTACGTCTCCTTCCTCCATCTCCTTTTTGCCCACGCCGGCGCCGCTCAGCACAGCCCGCCACCATATATTGCTCCCGACTATATTCTCCTCAACTGTGGCTCCTCTTCCACTAACTCAACCGCACCCGATGGCCGGAACTGGGAGGGCGATTTTCACTCAAAGTTCTATCCCCACAATATTCAAACTACCTCCAATGCATCCACACCCACAGAACAAATCCCTTCTGTTGCCCAAGTTCCCTACATGACCGCACGCATCTTTCCCAACAACTTTACTTACTCCTTCCCTGTCTCTTCTGGCCTTAAGTTCGTTCGTCTCTACTTCTACCCCGCCACGTACGCCGCCGTCGATAAATCCAAGTCCTTCTTCTCCGTCACCGCCAATGATTTCACTCTCTTGAGAAACTTCAGTGCCTTCCTTACCATCTTGGCTCTGGAACCTCCCGCAGCCGTCGTTGTCAAAGAATTCATTATCCCCGTGTTGCGCACCCAGTGTCTCAACATAACCTTTATATCTCTTAACTCCTACGCCTTCATTAATGGCATAGAGGTCATGTCTATTCCGGATAATCTATATATGAACAATGCCCATGGTACTGGAATCAAGTTTGTAGATTACAACTCGCGCTTCTATTTCGATGGCACCACCGCTCTGGAGACCATGTATAGGCTAAACGTTGGGGGAAAGGATGTCTCGGGCGTCGAGGATACAGGAATGTTCCGATCATGGGTTGGCGACTCGCCGTATGTGATTGGCCATTTCGGGATTACTCAATACGAACTGCCTAATGTCACCATACAGTATACGACGGAGACACCGGCCTACACTGCGCCGAAGATTGTGTACAAAACTTTTCGTTCAATGGGTATAAATGTCACGGCCAACTTGAATTCCAACCTCACGTGGAACTTCACGATGGACGCTGGGTTTAGCTATCTCTTTAGGCTTCATTTCTGCGAAACAATACAAGAGGTTGTGTACAAGAACGACCGTGTTTTTCAAATATTCATCGATAATCAAATGGCGGAGACAGATGTAGATGTGATAGAATGGAGCGGCAGCACTGGAATTCCAGTGTACAAAGACTATATTGTTTTGACCCCGAATGGAAACCAACGCAGACTAGATTTGTTGTTGGCGCTACATCCTAATGTGGTTTCGAAACCACGATACGAGGATGCATTGTTGAACGGTGTGGAAATATTTAAGTTGAACCGATCGGACGGTAGTTTAGCTGGGCACAACCCGGACGGGGTTGTGGTTCCCACATCCCCGGAAGGCAACGAAAAATtaactgaaaggaaaaaaaggttgCCGTTGATAATCATTGTTACCGGAGGTGTTACTGGAGTCTTAATAGCTACTTCCGTTATTTGCATCTTCATTTTCCGGAGAAATACTAGGGTCAAGGACTCTGGTTCTCGTACCAGTGAGTCCAGGTCCTCGTGGGTCCCATTCCCCAAGGTACCTGGTTCCACAAACTCCCACGCTTCATCATTACAGTCGCACCATTGCCGTAACTTCTTGCTCGTTGAAATCAGAGTGGCCACGCGCAATTTCGACGAAAAGTTAGTCATCGGATCGGGAGGATTTGGTATCGTGTACAAAGGATATATTGACGGGGGCTCTACCACAGTTGCTATTAAACGGTTGAACGCATCTTCGAAGCAAGGGGTCCGTGAGTTCTGGACCGAGATCGAGCTGCTCTCCCAGCTCCGTCACGTCCATCTCGTGCCGTTGATCGGATATTGCGAAGACCAAGGTGAGATGATCCTCGTCTACGATTTCATGGCCCGTGGGACTCTCCGCGAGCATCTCCACAAAACAAAGAACCCACCTTTCCCATGGAAGCGGCGCCTCCAGATTTGCATCGGTGCCGCCCGTGGGCTGGAGTATCTTCACTGTGGTGCTAAGAACACGATCATACACCGTGACGTGAAGTCAACGAACATCCTGTTAGACGAGAAATGGGTGGCCAAGGTTTCGGATTTCGGGTTATCCAGGTTGGGTCCCACCTGTACTCTTCAAAGCCACGTAAGCACAGTGGTGAGGGGTAGTTTCGGGTACGTGGACCCAGAATACTACCGACGGCAGAAACTGACCGTGAAGTCTGATGTGTACTCGTTTGGTGTGGTGTTACTCGAGATCCTCTGTGGTCGGCCAGCTGTGGTCCGAGGTCTACCCAAGGACCAAGTCAGCCTTGCGGAGTGGGGACGCAAATTCTATCGAAGTGGGACCCTCAGTGAAATCGTGGATCCAAATGTGAAGGCCGAGATCGCACCCGCTTGTTTGAAAAAGTTTGGGGAGATTGTGGACCGTTGCTTGCGCTGTCAAGGAGAGGAACGGCCAAATATGAGCGACGTGTTGTGGGGTCTTGAGTTCGCATTGCAGCTCCAAGAGTACAAAGACAACGCCGACAAGGAAATCAACGAGTTGAATATGGGCAGCCAAATTGGAGTTGTTGAGGGCTCTGCGGGGACCAGCACCTCTGATCCAGGTGGCGAGATATCTACCGTTGATGGGAACGATCTTTTCTCTGGTTCTGGTCAGAATGTATCAGACAA TGCATAG